The following nucleotide sequence is from Stanieria sp. NIES-3757.
TTAGCCCCACAGCATTGAGTATTATTGAAGACCGTCGTGGTAACAGCGAACTCTTTTTAGCAACCGACAAACTCTATCATCTCGATATTCAGGCGCAGATGAGTCGAGATAAATCTGATTTAACTGAAGAGATCGTTGGGATCGGTAAACAAAAGTTTACTCACACTGCTAAACAAATTATCAACGGTCGTTATGCCAACGGTACATTAGAAGCTTGGATCTTAGCCAAAGATGGCAATCTCTACTTCACTCAAGAACAGGAAAACGAAGGCTGGATCGAACCCTATCCTTTAGATAAAGAAATCGGACAGATTACTGCTTGGCGTAATCCCCATAGTAACGCGATCGATCTATTTACCGTTAATATCGACAACAAATTGCACCATCTTTGGCAAGATTTAACCACTACTAGATGGAAGAACCATCAAATCATGCTGGGGGGAGTCAATAATTCCATTGAATATGATTCCTATACTTCTCAAATTACGATTACTGATAACCAAGGCTTTCCCCTTGCTGACAAAACCGTTCAAGTCAGTGCGTCAGAATTAACAATGGTGACAATTAACGGCAACAAATACTTTGTCGATGCTGGAACAGATGTTGCTCATGTCAAAACCGATGCCATGGGTAGCATTGTCATCATCAATAAAGTCAATAGTATGACTTCACCCATTATCCGTGTTGAAGCAGAATTTTTAGATAACGCGATCAATCTTAACCCCAATCGGCATCTTGAAAATAAACTAGCTCAAATGACTGCTGATGATTGGAAAAATGCCCGACTGCAAACCAATGAGGATAGAGTGACCGAACCTTTATTTTCCAATACTAATCAAACCGATCTGACTGGAACTCATCAAGCAATTCAAGAATTAATTAAACTACAGCATAAATTACCCTCTCAACAAGGCGAAATTAATGCCAAAATACCTCAAACCGATTTAGATCGAGAAGGAGTGACAATAGCAACCCAAAATAGCCCGATTTCTCATCAAATCGACTTAGAATCGCTCCCAGAAGGTTATCATTGGGGATTGGATTTAACTGGAGATAGTCCCGTTTTCTCCAACCAGAAAGACCACATCCAAGCCAACTATATGGTTACTTACAATCAAAAAGTTGCATCCCAATCATTTTTAGGTGGAGTGTTTCAAAAAATAGAACACGCTTTTGGTGATGTTTGGCGAGCAATTAAACAAGGATTTTTGAAAGTTACCCATTTAGTTTTTGAGAAAGTCAAAGAAGGAATCAAAATAGTCATCAATGGGATAGAAGATGCCGTTCATGTCATCGTCAAATATGCCGAACAAGTCTGGCAAGTCGTGGAGATGGTGTTTGAAAAAATTGGTGTTTTCTTCAAAGACTTAGTACGTTGGTTGGGCTATATTTTCAAGTGGAAAGATATTTTAAGAACCCATGATGTCCTCAAAAATGTTTTTAATCAAAGCTTGAACCATGCAGTAGGACAACTTTCGAGTGCAGAAGATACTGTGAAAAAGGTTTTTAGTGAAATTAAAACCAGAATTCTCGGTCAAGATTTAAGTAGTAAATTAGGAGAAAGAGGCAACCAAGGCTTAAAACGTTCGGCTCAAAATAATCTTCGCAATCCACTTTTGGCTTCTCCCGAAGCGAGTTGGTCGCTACATCACTTTAGTAATGGCAATATTACTAACGGAAAACCTTTTACTGAAGAAGACTTAAAAGTTTCCCTCGATAACTTGGGAGATATTGCCGAAGATGAAATTAAAGTCTTGGAAAATGCTTTTAAAGCTTTAGGTAATGACATTGTAGAAAGCTTCGAGCATCTTTCGATAGGAGAATTTGTTAAAAAGCTTTTAATAATTCTCGAAGAGACAATCATCGATAGCATTGAAAATATTGCCTTGGGATTGTTAGAAGCAGCCAAACTAGCTGTCAAAGCAATTTCTGTTATCTTAAATGCTCGCTGGAATATTCCCGTTATTACCCCACTCTACGAAAATGTTATCGCTCCAGGCAGTAAATTATCTCTCCTAGACTTACTCAGTCTTCTAGTTGCTATTCCCACAACTATACTTTACAAAATTGCTTTAGGCGAAACTCCTTTCAACGAAACACAAACCAAACAGTTAGTTAGTGCTAAAAACCATCAAGAATTAATTCAAAGATTGAGAGG
It contains:
- a CDS encoding hypothetical protein (hypothetical protein bgla_2g27550), coding for MQINLSSQFMKQYEAGSPVSGDREIATAMDENKNVMFFSIGSDEHLYLFQKDSGTPTGWRRTNLSADLGKDVHVTHIATAQDNDGKPILAAAVYDTQFRNNPRVYFTKNFSPEATPNRWVFRGNQPDTEITHIATGADKQGNVVIVISTQKNSQMTNYLINPDVSDKSWLWREIPVPLNGKGMINLAVGHNKKLEQIDGVDAVLYTLLDVDDRTTKVVLTSLPDFDFYNHEIPLGFSPTALSIIEDRRGNSELFLATDKLYHLDIQAQMSRDKSDLTEEIVGIGKQKFTHTAKQIINGRYANGTLEAWILAKDGNLYFTQEQENEGWIEPYPLDKEIGQITAWRNPHSNAIDLFTVNIDNKLHHLWQDLTTTRWKNHQIMLGGVNNSIEYDSYTSQITITDNQGFPLADKTVQVSASELTMVTINGNKYFVDAGTDVAHVKTDAMGSIVIINKVNSMTSPIIRVEAEFLDNAINLNPNRHLENKLAQMTADDWKNARLQTNEDRVTEPLFSNTNQTDLTGTHQAIQELIKLQHKLPSQQGEINAKIPQTDLDREGVTIATQNSPISHQIDLESLPEGYHWGLDLTGDSPVFSNQKDHIQANYMVTYNQKVASQSFLGGVFQKIEHAFGDVWRAIKQGFLKVTHLVFEKVKEGIKIVINGIEDAVHVIVKYAEQVWQVVEMVFEKIGVFFKDLVRWLGYIFKWKDILRTHDVLKNVFNQSLNHAVGQLSSAEDTVKKVFSEIKTRILGQDLSSKLGERGNQGLKRSAQNNLRNPLLASPEASWSLHHFSNGNITNGKPFTEEDLKVSLDNLGDIAEDEIKVLENAFKALGNDIVESFEHLSIGEFVKKLLIILEETIIDSIENIALGLLEAAKLAVKAISVILNARWNIPVITPLYENVIAPGSKLSLLDLLSLLVAIPTTILYKIALGETPFNETQTKQLVSAKNHQELIQRLRGNSNQPTVALAALSVPVSASRSDSNVVTLAATTSTNTDSNPPSKGVRGATYALGFANSIATIIYGITNGFEVIASSKVTAYVKLGSGLLANACSFTSIIVSEAAERASNQGLLAYETFITIYQAAFNVKDLLALVNQGGEFGINDALAWLETGLGGVNAGLVTGLIIAEGVEGELTPSNGLKYPQNLLTGISQIISGPSTLVKDIKIKAIFLAVQEILGIIPGLVNGTRVGMDIIAQEVHRIF